A DNA window from Naumovozyma dairenensis CBS 421 chromosome 10, complete genome contains the following coding sequences:
- the NDAI0J02580 gene encoding SRP1/TIP1 family protein, with the protein MNFNLLTLLSAVTFGSIAHAAATPSATEIAELNVLMNDVSSHLTDYMVLALTPGSSFSLTDMPAGILDIGLALATATDKSYTTLYSEVDFAGVQSMITKLPWYSTRLEPEIISAIVDASN; encoded by the coding sequence ATGAACTTTAACTTATTAACTTTATTATCCGCTGTTACCTTTGGCTCCATTGCTCACGCTGCCGCTACCCCATCTGCTACTGAAATTGCTGAACTTAATGTTTTAATGAACGATGTCAGCTCTCACCTTACCGATTACATGGTTTTGGCATTGACACCAGGTTCCAGTTTTTCATTAACTGACATGCCAGCCGGTATTTTGGATATCGGTTTAGCTTTGGCCACTGCAACTGACAAATCCTACACTACTTTGTACTCTGAAGTTGATTTTGCTGGTGTTCAATCCATGATTACTAAATTACCATGGTATAGTACAAGATTGGAACCAGAAATCATCTCTGCAATTGTGGACGCTTCTAACTGA
- the NDAI0J02590 gene encoding uncharacterized protein, with protein MYTERLSSELAALVASLDAPIATTSIQPSAAQSTISNTAISSAVTETSAVQSVVPSAAAASSSSSSSAAAAASSSSAAAHSTLGSTTSIETTAVEASSSPSTSSEQISSVETFSEAASPAVTTSVLSTSRSLSSLPPAPSTSTVQQEGNNTLTSATLSATSDSSSIVSSSTATNSALQSASNNITSEGQHASTVSTTDTSSITITTTDCSTSTAAYYNGTSTSTKTKNLTVEETATVCDEVCKSKSSASAASAATKTKTKNLTVEKTATVCDEVCKSKSSASAASAATKTKTENWTTKETVTVCDEVCQVSKLSASSASAATAKDTTTTKYVYTTEGKTVTCTDEVCISKATAASTTTNAGSGKPSAGAKTQGTNTVSTIKVSQVTTKSGASTPASVQQQTENIAAKGLVGLGSGILGVAAVLLL; from the coding sequence ATGTACACTGAAAGACTTTCTTCCGAATTGGCTGCTTTAGTTGCAAGTTTGGATGCTCCAATCGCTACCACCTCCATCCAACCTTCAGCCGCTCAGTCAACCATCTCAAACACTGCAATCTCATCAGCTGTTACCGAAACTTCCGCTGTCCAATCTGTTGTTCCCtctgctgctgctgcttcttcttcttcttcttcttctgctgctgctgctgcttcttcttcttctgctGCTGCTCATTCTACTCTTGGAAGCACCACTTCTATTGAAACCACGGCAGTTGAAGCATCTAGCTCGCCTTCTACTAGCTCTGAACAGATCTCATCTGTTGAAACCTTTTCTGAAGCAGCCTCTCCTGCTGTAACCACTTCTGTTCTATCTACCTCAAGGTCTCTATCTTCATTACCTCCAGCTCCTAGCACTTCTACTGTTCAACAAGAGGGAAACAATACCTTGACTTCTGCCACATTGAGTGCCACATCTGATTCATCTTCCATTGTCAGTTCCTCAACAGCTACCAACAGTGCATTGCAATCTGCTTCCAATAACATCACCTCTGAAGGGCAACACGCCTCCACTGTTTCCACCACTGACACCTCCTCGATCACTATTACAACCACCGATTGCTCGACTTCAACAGCAGCTTACTATAATGGTACTTCCACGTCTACTAAAACTAAAAATTTGACAGTGGAAGAAACTGCCACTGTCTGTGACGAAGTTTGTAAATCCAAGAGCTCTGCTTCTGCTGCCTCTGCTGCCACCAAGACAAAGACAAAGAACTTAACAGTGGAGAAAACTGCCACTGTCTGTGACGAAGTTTGTAAATCCAAGAGCTCTGCTTCTGCTGCCTCTGCTGCCACCAAGACAAAGACAGAAAACTGGACTACCAAAGAAACCGTTACCGTTTGTGACGAAGTTTGCCAGGTATCTAAGTTGTCTGCTTCTTCTGCCTCTGCTGCCACTGCTAAAGACACCACAACAACCAAATACGTCTATACCACCGAAGGTAAAACTGTTACTTGCACTGACGAAGTCTGTATCTCCAAGGCTACTGCTGCTTCCACTACTACTAACGCTGGCTCAGGTAAACCCTCCGCAGGAGCCAAGACCCAAGGGACTAACACAGTCTCTACTATCAAAGTTTCACAAGTGACTACTAAGTCAGGTGCAAGCACCCCAGCCAGTGTTCAACAACAAACCGAAAACATTGCTGCCAAGGGATTGGTAGGTTTAGGTTCTGGTATTCTTGGGGTAGCTGCTGTTTTGTTATTGTGA
- the RPN13 gene encoding proteasome regulatory particle lid subunit RPN13 (similar to Saccharomyces cerevisiae RPN13 (YLR421C); ancestral locus Anc_4.295): protein MPATKVTNLTFRAGVAKYDEDTKICTPLPVQGQISIKKAGGDGEDEEDEEDEMSLYELIWKPMEKVVGDNVEYCQELNLMLIPDDTQWVSVKSCKNGRVFALVYSSNQKYFFWLQEKNATNLSLNELSEKDKCIFKNLASILSTEGGDEQEEVKDEKKEDIAMIDA from the coding sequence ATGCCAGCAACAAAAGTTACCAATTTGACATTTAGAGCAGGTGTAGCAAAGTACGACGAGGACACTAAAATATGTACACCATTACCTGTACAAGGGCAAATCTCGATCAAGAAAGCCGGTGGCGatggtgaagatgaagaagatgaagaagatgaaatgtCGCTGTATGAGCTAATATGGAAACCAATGGAAAAAGTTGTCGGAGATAATGTAGAGTATTGTCAGGAATTAAATTTGATGTTGATTCCTGATGATACACAATGGGTCTCAGTGAAGTCATGTAAAAATGGGAGGGTATTTGCTTTGGTTTATTCTTCgaatcaaaaatatttcttttggTTACAAGAGAAGAATGCTACTAATTTGtcattgaatgaattaagTGAGAAAGATAAGTGcattttcaagaatttgGCTTCCATCTTAAGTACAGAAGGAGGtgatgaacaagaagagGTAAAAGATgagaaaaaagaagacaTAGCCATGATTGACGCTTAA
- the URA4 gene encoding dihydroorotase (similar to Saccharomyces cerevisiae URA4 (YLR420W); ancestral locus Anc_4.294) has protein sequence MEEYNLGITCDMHVHVREGAMCELVVPTIKQGGISLAYIMPNLQPPITTLDRVIKYKETLQAISPDTTFLMSFYLSKDLTPELIHKAAKLNAISGVKCYPAGVTTNSASGVDPNDFSAFYPIFKAMEAEGLVLNIHGEKPSMANKNDTGETEDIHLLNAEEKFLPALKKLHNDFPKLKIILEHCTTEAAINTIIEINKDIKDISEVKVAATLTVHHLYLTIDDWAGNPINFCKPVAKLPNDKRALIKAAISGKPYFFFGSDSAPHPLMNKARHVGVCAGVFTQSLVIPYLAQVFEEFNALDKLKDFVSTFGLRFYNVKETDIKSKKDTIIYRKEIKVPEEITDEKGTIVVPFKAGDTLKWSVKFQST, from the coding sequence atggaagaatataatttagGTATAACCTGTGATATGCATGTTCATGTCAGGGAGGGAGCTATGTGTGAGTTAGTAGTTCCAACAATTAAGCAAGGTGGGATATCTCTTGCATATATTATGCCGAACCTACAACCACCCATTACTACATTAGATCGTGTCATCAAATATAAGGAAACATTACAAGCCATTTCACCTGATACTACATTTTTAATGAGTTTCTATTTATCTAAGGATTTGACTCCCGAGTTGATACATAAGGCGGCAAAGTTGAATGCTATTTCTGGTGTTAAATGTTATCCGGCAGGTGTCACAACTAATTCTGCTAGTGGAGTTGATCCTAATGATTTCAGTGCCTTTTATCCGATATTCAAAGCTATGGAAGCTGAAGGATTGGTTTTGAATATACATGGCGAAAAACCCTCAATGgctaataaaaatgatactGGTGAAACTGAAGACATCCATCTCTTGAATGCAGAGGAAAAGTTTTTACCTGCGTTAAAGAAACTACATAATGATTTTCCcaaattaaagataattCTTGAGCATTGCACCACAGAGGCAGCTATTAATACCAttatagaaataaataaggATATTAAAGATATCTCAGAAGTAAAGGTAGCAGCTACTTTAACTGTTCATCATTTGTACTTAACTATTGATGACTGGGCAGGAAACCCAATTAATTTCTGCAAGCCGGTTGCCAAACTTCCAAATGATAAAAGAGCATTAATAAAGGCTGCGATCTCAGGTAAgccatattttttctttggatCAGATTCTGCGCCCCACCCGTTAATGAACAAGGCAAGGCATGTTGGTGTTTGTGCTGGGGTCTTCACCCAATCGCTTGTTATACCATATTTAGCTCAAgtctttgaagaatttaatgcacttgataaattaaaagattttgTATCCACGTTCGGTCTTAGATTTTATAATGTGAAAGAAACTGATATTAAGTCTAAAAAGGACACAATTATTTATAGAAAAGAGATTAAAGTGCCTGAGGAGATTACTGATGAAAAAGGCACGATCGTCGTACCATTCAAAGCTGGCGATACTTTGAAGTGGTCTGTTAAGTTTCAATCGACGTAG
- the NDAI0J02620 gene encoding RNA helicase (similar to Saccharomyces cerevisiae YLR419W; ancestral locus Anc_4.291) — MAKKNNKKSSSPAPKDSKDKKSKSKASSPAPVPETKDKKPKRGQRNDDPAFKANRAKVTSETNWTGKLPHTLLHENCQKRKWNKINYDMKKIGSKGFVAIPIISYTDPKTKETIDLKMNDPTLDKSIVTPQETPVEARHIAATVALFRIAYNTNLQMMLPPNHRNIWYSLVDFRKELLKDDPKKCNKLFDIDPFKTVVEERKLKAQKDKERDARLQQAEKIQNAPIVISNLSTDHTENKKHSSQKTNKVTKGHHEHKPQKRSLVRFPRKAWERAIFVDLDEKSRQLMENSIKISIDWNSKRVQEEKSIISKSLDHERKILKEKLIKLKFRPAHVEEAMCYKDPLSFLLLNLPEDDLPPFFHKRLEDSKNKVTISSLPLAKRMIIERLTESGVSEEEALFALDSAEMKENIAAGILTEDLFPKLKQNKDSIIVNEQESVELWNQEVESLESIYGNIIEILEPNNCYTIKLLEKSKLKLKVYRTENYPSTIPGIIISTFDKNYKLPNYIKKQILVKLLGYVYDTNLLGDMLIFHIYEWLQENLEAIIDNPGPLISDTELLESAKNHSNHTREQSSNKTNNDKSNNNKNKYSRTKDQVEEIKTAYDNRIQSQDYKNMIKVRSALPAWQMQNIIIDLVFRNDVVLITGETGSGKSTQVVQFLLDHLQKDLGDFKDTSIICTQPRRISAIGLADRVSDERCVSCGDEVGYVIRGMNKTNKNTRIKFMTTGVLVRILQSDKTLLKNCIVVIDEVHERSIDTDLVVTLLKNLLNKVPGLKIVLMSATVNVDLFKRFFPKLGTCHIEGRTFPIKDYFLDDILEELDFKIKREKLSSYEDEMSDSGTDDLYLKPGANSKFFREGKINYDLLAQTVIYVDRKLTREDNDGSIIIFLPGVAEINKCCDLIRPLDVANNFVVLPLHSALTPDDQKRVFKRYNSKRKIVVSTNIAETSITIDDCVATIDTGRAKTTYYNPRENTTKLIESFISKAESKQRRGRAGRVRNGLSFKLYSKQLYEETMISMPAPEIKRVALESLYLSVKAMGIRNVKQFLASGLDPPPLNALDKAERMLTTVGLLNTFDKSLSELGKFISLLPVMDSKHGKLLIYSIIFGCCDIGILLVSILSVGSSPFIGGMENRDRIKHLLSTYENRGDLLATAEIICQYLKLTDRNERGKFLRGHFLSYNKVSEILSSITQYTSILKDVGFLPWNYKVGSSSNLNRNENNISILTSILTGAFYPNVARVQLPEAKYLATSSGAIEKDPEARSIKYWIRSEEYQDKLNEMSESQEKEKLEVSSEMLPLPATRTFIHPSSVMFNSNTVNSEDVQFLTDSAEPALKKYSKNPILRTPFIVFNSSHMTTKLYLRDITPTSTLSLLLFGGPITYDVDGEIHSPGIVVDNWLPIRTWCKNGVLIKELRTLLDNAIKAILENPRYVEKSFDAGSTKETIDVLKIVERIVCIE, encoded by the coding sequence ATGGCgaaaaagaacaacaaaaagAGCTCTAGTCCTGCTCCAAAGGATAGTAAAGACAAGAAGTCGAAGTCGAAGGCATCTTCCCCAGCTCCAGTTCCAGAAACCAAGGATAAGAAACCCAAACGCGGTCAAAGAAACGATGATCCTGCATTCAAGGCCAACAGAGCAAAAGTGACATCAGAAACTAATTGGACCGGTAAGTTACCACATACTCTATTACATGAAAATTGTCAGAAACGCAAGTGGAATAAGATCAATTAtgatatgaaaaaaatcgGTTCTAAAGGTTTTGTTGCTATACCAATTATATCATATACAGATCCCAAGACAAAGGAAACTATAgatttaaagatgaatgATCCAACTCTTGATAAATCAATTGTTACACCCCAAGAAACTCCCGTCGAGGCAAGACATATCGCTGCCACAGTGGCATTGTTTAGAATTGCATACAATACAAATTTACAAATGATGCTACCTCCAAACCATAGGAATATATGGTATTCTCTTGTTGATTTTAGAAAGGAATTACTAAAGGATGATCCTAAGAAATGTAATAAGCTATTTGACATAGATCCATTCAAGACTGTTGTAGAAGAAAGGAAACTGAAAGCCCAAAAGGATAAAGAACGTGACGCCAGATTACAACAAGCtgaaaagattcaaaatGCACCAATTGTTATCTCAAATTTATCCACGGACCACACAGAGAATAAGAAACATAGTAGTCAAAAAACGAATAAGGTGACAAAGGGTCATCATGAGCATAAACCTCAGAAACGGTCTCTGGTTAGATTTCCTAGGAAAGCATGGGAAAGGGCAATATTTGTTGACCTTGATGAAAAGTCGAGGCAGTTAATGGAAAACTCCATCAAAATAAGCATTGATTGGAACAGTAAAAGAGTTCAGGAAGAGAAAAgtataatttcaaaaagtCTGGATcatgaaagaaaaatactGAAGGAAAAACTTATAAAGTTGAAATTCAGACCCGCTCATGTTGAAGAGGCAATGTGTTACAAGGACCCCTTATCATTCTTACTACTCAATTTACCAGAAGATGATTTACCACCTTTCTTTCATAAAAGGCTAGAAGATTCTAAGAATAAAGTAACAATATCTTCTTTGCCGTTAGCTAAACGAATGATAATTGAAAGGTTGACTGAAAGTGGTGTgtctgaagaagaagcgTTATTTGCATTAGACTCAGCtgaaatgaaagaaaatatcgCTGCTGGTATCCTTACAGAAGATCTCTTCCCTAAACTAAAGCAAAACAAAGATAGTATCATAGTGAACGAACAAGAATCAGTTGAGTTATGGAATCAAGAAGTAGAAAGTCTTGAAAGTATCTACGGGAATATTATAGAAATTCTTGAACCAAATAACTGTTATACAATCAAGCTACTAGAGaaatcaaaattgaaattgaaagtttATAGAACAGAAAATTATCCAAGTACTATTCCgggtattattatttcaacTTTTGATAAGAACTATAAATTACCGAATTATATCAAGAAACAGATATTGGTTAAATTACTTGGATATGTTTATGATACCAATCTACTAGGTGACATGTTGATTTTCCACATTTATGAGTGGTTGCAAGAAAACTTGGAAGCCATCATAGACAATCCTGGGCCGCTTATTTCTGACACTGAGTTATTGGAGTCAGCTAAAAATCACAGTAACCATACTCGTGAACAGTCATCTAATAAAACTAATAACgataaatcaaataataacaaaaacaaGTATTCCAGAACTAAGGACCAGGTTGAAGAGATAAAAACGGCGTACGATAATAGAATCCAAAGTCAGGACTACAAGAATATGATAAAGGTGAGATCTGCACTGCCGGCTTGGCAAAtgcaaaatataattattgaTCTAGTTTTCAGGAATGATGTAGTATTGATTACTGGTGAAACAGGGTCTGGGAAATCAACACAAGTGGTCCAATTCTTGCTAGATCATTTACAGAAAGATTTGGGAGATTTTAAGGATACTAGTATTATTTGTACCCAACCAAGAAGAATTTCGGCAATCGGATTGGCCGATCGTGTTTCTGATGAACGTTGTGTCTCATGCGGTGACGAAGTCGGGTATGTTATTAGAGGGATGAATAAAACTAACAAAAATACAAGGATTAAATTCATGACTACAGGTGTTTTAGTACGTATTTTACAAAGTGACAAaactttattgaaaaattgtatTGTAGTAATTGATGAAGTTCATGAAAGATCAATTGACACAGATTTGGTTGTtactttattgaaaaatttattgaataagGTCCCTGGGTTGAAGATTGTCTTAATGAGTGCTACTGTTAATGTTGATCTGTTCAAAAGattctttccaaaattagGGACATGTCACATAGAAGGGAGAACCTTTCCTATTAAAGATTATTTCCTTGATGATATCTTGGAAGAATTGGactttaaaattaaaagagaGAAGTTATCGTCatatgaagatgaaatgaGTGATAGCGGAACTGATGATTTATATCTGAAACCGGGAgcaaattcaaaattttttAGAGAGGGTAAAATCAATTATGATTTATTAGCTCAGACAGTTATTTATGTCGATCGAAAATTAACTAGAGAAGATAACGATGGGTCtattatcatatttttaCCTGGTGTTGCTGAAATAAACAAGTGTTGTGATTTAATCAGACCCTTAGATGTTGCTAATAACTTTGTTGTGTTGCCTTTACATTCTGCATTAACACCGGACGACCAGAAACGtgttttcaaaagataCAACTCAAAGAGGAAAATCGTGGTATCTACTAATATTGCTGAGACATCTATTACAATCGATGACTGTGTGGCCACAATCGATACAGGTCGCGCAAAGACTACGTATTACAATCCAAGAGAGAATACTACAAAATTGATAGAATCCTTTATTTCCAAAGCTGAGTCGAAGCAGCGTCGAGGTCGTGCCGGTAGAGTAAGAAATGGGTTATCTTTTAAATTATACTCAAAGCAACTGTACGAAGAAACTATGATTTCTATGCCCGCTCCGGAAATTAAACGTGTAGCTCTAGAATCACTTTATTTATCTGTAAAAGCTATGGGGATTAGAAATGTAAAACAATTTCTGGCCAGTGGATTAGATCCTCCTCCATTGAATGCCCTAGATAAAGCAGAAAGGATGTTGACTACAGTTGGTTTATTGAACACGTTTGACAAATCTTTATCCGAGTTGGGTAAATTTATTAGCTTATTGCCGGTTATGGATAGCAAGCATGGAAAATTACTgatttattcaattatttttgGTTGTTGTGATATCGGTATATTGcttgtttcaattttaaGCGTTGGCTCTTCACCTTTTATCGGTGGGATGGAAAATCGTGATAGAATCAAACATTTGTTATCAACCTATGAAAATCGTGGTGACTTACTTGCAACAGCAGAAATTATCTGtcaatatttgaaattaacTGACAGAAACGAACGAGGTAAGTTTTTAAGAGGTCACTTcttatcatataataagGTTTCAGAGATATTGTCGTCTATTACCCAGTATACATCAATTCTGAAAGATGTTGGGTTCTTACCGTGGAATTACAAAGTCGGTTCATCAAGTAATTTGaatagaaatgaaaataatataagcATTTTGACATCGATTCTGACGGGTGCCTTCTATCCTAACGTAGCTCGAGTTCAATTACCTGAAGCTAAATATTTAGCAACAAGTTCAGGTGCTATCGAAAAGGATCCAGAAGCTAGATCGATTAAATATTGGATTAGAAGTGAAGAATATCAAGATAAGTTGAACGAAATGAGTGAAAGCCAGGAAAAAGAGAAACTAGAAGTTTCATCTGAAATGTTGCCCCTTCCAGCTACAAGGACTTTTATTCATCCTTCTTCAGTAATGTTTAATTCCAATACGGTGAATTCTGAAGATGTTCAATTTTTAACAGATTCTGCCGAACCagctttgaaaaaatatagcAAGAATCCGATTTTGAGGACACCATTTATAGTGTTCAATTCATCCCATATGACCACTAAGCTATATTTAAGAGATATTACACCAACTTCGACTCTGTCATTATTGCTATTTGGTGGACCTATAACTTATGACGTTGATGGAGAAATACATTCTCCTGGTATTGTAGTTGATAATTGGCTCCCTATCAGAACTTGGTGTAAGAATGGTGTTCTgataaaagaattaagGACCTTGTTAGACAATGCAATTAAAGCGATTTTGGAAAATCCCAGATACGTTGAAAAATCTTTCGATGCTGGCTCAACTAAAGAGACGATTgatgttttgaaaattgttgaaagaATTGTTTGTATAGAATAG
- the CDC73 gene encoding Cdc73p (similar to Saccharomyces cerevisiae CDC73 (YLR418C); ancestral locus Anc_4.290), with translation MSSATVLVRVRDHLKNKDKFTLLNNGDITTEDIREASKISFNDSDDIFSLEESTEFGGETPLKVIIHCWLHMDSSAADYLADCEKRQLPNISFLQRNDLINWLSGKSDSSQYLETEETKTKTAITDDKSVGETTTTKLPDRKDMIDDPVLIETLKHERPLLDQNSSLRGSKPINFGYLIKDAELKLVQTIKNSLKGSKHNKAGHVTKASSSLRKQRVVHKDPIILIPSAASSIFSVSNIKQFLQDSKYVNPRDLSISMNSANDIVTVEKKFDTLAKPLRFLIVNNTRMFTKAENWDRLVAVFTTGHTWQFNNYQWNTPQELFQHCKGYYFHFTGDAVPQHVQQWNVEKIELDKNKRFKDIEVVRYFWNSLEKELIARGYR, from the coding sequence atGTCAAGTGCTACCGTTTTGGTTCGAGTAAGAGaccatttgaagaataaaGATAAGTTTACCCTATTGAATAATGGAGATATTACAACTGAGGACATCAGAGAAGCAAGCAAGATTTCGTTCAATGACAGTGACGATATATTTTCCCTTGAAGAGTCCACTGAATTTGGTGGAGAAACACCATTGAAAGTGATTATTCATTGTTGGTTACATATGGATTCTTCAGCAGCTGATTATTTAGCAGATTGTGAAAAGAGACAATTACCAaacatttcatttttacagagaaatgatttaataaattggtTGTCTGGGAAGTCTGATAGTTCTCAATATTTGGAAACAGAAGAAACTAAGACAAAAACTGCCATAACAGATGATAAATCAGTTGGTGAAACAACGACGACAAAATTGCCAGATAGAAAGGATATGATTGATGATCCTGTGTTGATTGAAACTTTAAAACATGAAAGACCACTATTAGATCAGAATTCATCTCTTCGTGGTTCCAAACCAATTAATTTTGGCTATCTAATCAAAGATGcagaattgaaattagttcaaactattaaaaattcattaaaaggTTCTAAACATAATAAAGCTGGACATGTCACCAAAGCTAGTTCATCCTTAAGGAAACAAAGGGTTGTACATAAGGATCCTATTATATTAATTCCATCTGCTGCATCTTCCATTTTCTCTGTGAGTaatattaaacaatttttaCAAGATTCGAAATATGTTAATCCTAGagatttatcaatttcaatgaatagTGCTAATGACATTGTTACAGtggaaaagaaatttgatACATTAGCGAAGCCTTTAAGGTTCTTAAttgtaaataatacaaGGATGTTTACTAAGGCAGAAAATTGGGATAGACTTGTTGCAGTGTTTACAACGGGTCATACGTGGcaattcaataattatCAATGGAATACACCACAAGAATTATTCCAACATTGTAAAGGGtattatttccattttacTGGGGATGCAGTGCCTCAACATGTCCAACAATGGAATgtggaaaaaattgaattagataaaaataaaagatttaaagatattgaagTTGTACGTTATTTCTGGAATAGCttagaaaaggaattaatCGCACGAGGATATCGTTAA
- the VPS36 gene encoding ESCRT-II subunit protein VPS36 (similar to Saccharomyces cerevisiae VPS36 (YLR417W); ancestral locus Anc_4.288), with protein sequence MQCWKFMTTTSSGQPILRENEKDILMDQSVGLYHGKLKITNRQSGRIYLTSQRIIYIDDLSPTKLSLSLELDDIKKIDYSSSFLRRSAKMIIFITKNNNNNDNTAQDDTMTNLEEITSTTWVCPFCMVTNESIYKDLSSEIPTCENCGITPDFQMIKSSINISSQVFNTKENSKKNENVCPACTFINHPQIGICEICGTRLSNSSKIRLKANKKFKSLEDSRLQLKLEKHSNSDEDINKNTEALNVEFVQLSFRKSDGLLFFEASEKALRNFKINNIDTTNSNDNKRKQIFNQNLASINGIKVKGDNDIDNELPFLETNLKKIGITSLEKSRENQLLNNNILFNNALSDLNSLMNLATKIERLYRNKNISENNQKSLPAIPSLIIDRDKFYNKDLFLDEIAREIYDFAISEFTTSRNPSSKNSSKSKHIIITLVDLYAMYNKSMRIGIGLISPLEMKEACQRFGKLGLNELKLTTINKRVLCLSTSNSFDYLKEEILRILTDNPGCDLLGLTNLINNNTNSVNNTNTSTDTTANAWTMGVITETLQNCVNEGDLLIDEQISGIHYYGNIYWKI encoded by the coding sequence ATGCAATGTTGGAAATTTATGACAACCACATCATCTGGTCAACCAATCTTaagagaaaatgaaaaggaCATCTTAATGGATCAATCAGTTGGTTTATATCAtggtaaattgaaaataacaAATAGACAATCAGgtagaatatatttaacaTCTCAAAGAATCATATACATAGATGATCTATCTCCAACTAAATTATCCCTATCTTTagaattagatgatattaaaaaaattgattacTCCTCAAGTTTCTTAAGAAGATCTGCCAAGatgattatatttatcactaagaacaataataataatgataatacaGCACAAGATGATACCATGACAAACTTAGAAGAAATTACAAGCACAACTTGGGTATGTCCATTCTGTATGGTAACAAATGAATCTATCTATAAAGATTTATCTTCTGAAATACCTACTTGTGAGAACTGTGGTATTACCCCTGATTTCCAAATGATTAAATCCTCCATTAATATATCGTCCCAGGTTTTTAATACTAAGGAAAACTCAAAGAAAAACGAGAATGTTTGTCCTGCTTGTACATTTATTAATCATCCACAAATCGGTATTTGTGAGATTTGTGGAACAAGATTGTcgaattcttcaaagatACGACTGAAagcaaataaaaaattcaaatcattgGAAGATTCAAGATTACAATTAAAATTAGAGAAACATTCCAAttctgatgaagatattaacAAAAACACAGAGGCTCTAAATGTGGAATTTGTTCAATTGAGTTTCAGGAAATCAGATGGGttattattctttgaaGCAAGTGAAAAGGCATTAAGgaattttaaaattaataacatCGATACAACCAATTCGAATGACAATAAGAGGAAACAAATTTTCAACCAAAATTTGGCTTCAATAAATGGTATCAAAGTAAAGGGGGATAATGATATCGATAACGAATTACCATTTTTAGAGacgaatttgaaaaaaatcgGTATAACAAGTTTGGAAAAGTCAAGAGAAAATCAATtgttgaataataatatcttatttaataatgCATTATCCGATTTAAATAGTTTGATGAATTTAGCAactaaaattgaaagattatatCGAAATAAAAACATTTCAGAGAATAATCAAAAATCTCTTCCTGCAATCCCTTCATTAATTATTGATAGAGAtaaattttataataaGGATTTATTCTTAGATGAAATTGCCAGAGAAATTTATGATTTTGCAATATCGGAATTCACCACTTCAAGAAATCCCAGCAGTAAAAACTCAAGCAAAAGCAAACACATTATAATTACATTAGTAGACCTTTATGCAAtgtataataaatcaatgaGGATTGGGATTGGATTAATATCACCATTAGAAATGAAGGAAGCTTGCCAAAGATTTGGGAAATTAGGTTTAAATGAACTAAAATTAACAACAATTAATAAAAGAGTTTTATGTCTTTCTACTTCAAATTCCTTcgattatttaaaagaagaaatattgaGAATTCTAACTGATAATCCAGGATGTGATTTATTGGGTTTAACAAACttgattaataataacacaaATAGTGTCAATAACACTAATACCAGCACAGATACTACAGCCAACGCTTGGACAATGGGGGTCATTACAGAAACATTACAAAACTGTGTCAATGAAGGTGACTTATTAATCGATGAACAAATTAGCGGAATTCATTACTACGGAAATatttattggaaaatataa